The Xenorhabdus poinarii G6 nucleotide sequence TTGGGAAAACCACACTGACAAAGCCAAAAATAGGCAATAAGATCCTTTCATTTTCATCTCTTTCCTTAGGGGAACTGTAACAACAAATTATTATTTAATGATCATTATCACCTGAGGTCAATACGCCAATTTTTGTACATTTTACATTCAGACAAGATAATTCTTTACAAATCAATGTCATTTCAACATTCTGTATTTGGTTTTTTTATTATAAAAAATAAGTGAGATTCTGATGCATTCATATCCTATCTTCCATGTTGATGCCTTCACTGAAAGCGTGTTTTCTGGTAATCCTGCCGCCGTTGTTTTGTTAGACCAATGGCCATCAGATGAAACGCTGATTTCTATCGCCGCTGAAATAGGTCTTTCGGAAACGGCTTTTCTGGTCAACAATCATCTACGCTGGTTTACCCCAAAAGTCGAAGTGAATTTATGTGGGCATGCAACCTTGGCAACTGCATTTGTTCTCGTGACATATTATCACTATCAAGATCAACCAATCACCTTCAAAAGCCGTGCCGGTGGACTCCGCGTTTCACATCAACAGGGTGTTTTTACATTAGATTTTCCTACCGCTGATTACCATAAAGAAAACGCACTCCTTCCGGTGATACTAGATGTTCTACGACAAAATGTTTCCGCCGTGTACACTTCGCATGATCGTTATATTTGTGTGCTGGATGGTGTAGAACAGATCATCAATACCCAACCAAATTTCGATAAAATGGCTGCCCTGCCCCTGCCGGGACTGATCATAACTGCGCTTGGCGATTCATCGGCTGATTTTGTCTCACGTTATTTTGCCCCTGCCAAAGGCATCAACGAAGATCCCGTCACTGGCTCCAGCCATTGTGTCCTCGCTCCTTTTTGGGGGAAACGCCTTAATAAAACCGAGCTTCATGCTCGTCAATTATCCGAACGCGGGGGTGAACTGTCATGTCGGATAGAGGGAGATCGTGTTTACCTGACGGGTAAAGCAAAACTTTTTTCACGAGGTGAAATACTGTTCGAAAATATATAATGTCTTATTTTTAATCATTATGGTCAGTAGCGTGTACTCTGCTGACCATAATGGCTGGTTCACCATGAAAATGGGTTAAACGTGATGACGTACCAACAAATCCGAATTAATGTCTGCGATGGTTTTCGCCCCCGTTAACGTCATGGCCACCCGCATCTCTTTATCGATCAGATCCAGCAAATTGGAAACACCTGCTTCACCTGCGGCGGCCAGCGCATAAACAAAAGCACGCCCCAGTAAAACACTATCAGCGCCCAGAGCAAGCATTCTCACGACATCTAACCCTGTTCGAATACCAGAATCGGTAAGAATGGTAATATCATTCTTGACAGCATCGGCTATCGCAGGTAACGCGCGGGCTGTTGATAAAACACCGTCAAGCTGACGCCCGCCATGATTTGACACCACAATGCCATCAGCCCCAAAACGCACCGCATCTTTGGCGTCTTCCGGATCCAATATGCCTTTGATAATCATCGGCCCTTTCCAGAAATCACGGATCCACTCCAAATCTTTCCATGAAATGGATGGATCAAAGTTATTCCCCAACCAGCCAATATAATCTTCCAATTTCGTCGGTTTGCCGCGATATACGGAGATATTGCCAAGATCATGAGGTCGCCCCCACAACCCTACATCCCATGCCCATTGAGGATGGGTTATTGCCTGCAAAATACGACGCATCGCCGCATTTGGGCCACTCATACCAGAGTGAGCATCACGATAACGGGCGCCCGGTACTGGCATGTCAACGGTAAATACCAGGTTTTTGACGCCTGCCGCCTGTGCTCTTTCCAGGACATTGCGCATAAAGCCACGATCTTTCAATACATAGAGCTGAAACCATATTGGACGATCTATGGCAGAAGCAACTTCTTCAATCGGGCATACGGATACCGTCGACAGGGTAAGCGGAATGCCTTTTTTAGCCGCAGCACGAGCTGCCTGTACCTCACCACGACGAGCATACATGCCCGATAGTCCCACCGGCGCAAGCGCGACCGGCATCGACATTTTTTCTCCGAACAAGTGGGTTTCCAGGCTTAATTCGGACATATCTTTCAACACACGCTGACGTAATTCAATATTGGCTAAATCTGCGGTATTACGTTGAAGGGTATGCTCTGCATAGGCTCCGCCATCAATATAGTGGAACAGAAAAGGCGGTAACTTGGCCTGTGCTGCAACCCGATAATCAGTTGAAGCGGAAATAATCATAATATATACCTTAATGTTAAAAAGTGATTCGCACATGTCTCACGATGCCAGAATCAAAGCCATCACAGCCGCAATTCCCCCATAGACCAGCATAGGCAAAATGGTTTTTTTCATAATCTGGCCTTCTGCATGGGTGATCCCTAAAATAGAGCAAACCGCAATAATGTTATTCAAACAAATCATATTGCCCATCGCTCCACCAACGGATTGCAGAGCCAACATCAAATTGACATTCATGCCATTGTTCAGCGCGATGGAATATTGTATTCCACCAAATGTCAGGTTAGACACGGTATTAGAACCGGAGAAAAAGGAACCCAATGCGCCCAAAAACGAAGAGAACAATAACCAACTTTCACCTGTCATTGCGGCTAAAGCCTTACCTATTATTATTACCGGTGCATTTTCATTGCCTAACATCATCATGTTCACCATCACTAATGCACCCAATAACGCAATAAATGGCTTAGAAATACGCGCGCCTGTCTCACGGAACATTTGCTTTACCTGATGGCGGTTCAGTTGAAACAAGGGAATGCATACCAATACCACCAGAAGAAACGGGATAATGGCCGGCACATATAGTGTCTTGTAGCTGGCAGAAGCGGTTGTCCCCAAAACTTGCTGCAAACTGATCACGAAAGATTTGCTAACACTCAAATTACCCAACCAGCCCAAATGCCATTGCCAGTTGATCTCAGCACTATTCAGCCATGCCTTGATACCCAGTTGATGAATTCGGGTGACAATCAAGATCCCAATCAATAACAAGGTCGGGAGCATGGCCTTAATCACGTGGTGAAAAGGGACAACCTGCCCGGAATTTGTTCTTTCTTCGTGGTTTTCTTCGCGTTTTATGCCAATCCGCAGGCGAGCAAGGAGGACGGATAAAGCCAGCCCAATAGCACCGCCGACCAACGCCGGAAATTCATAATTGATCTGAGCTAATAGGAGATAAGGCACGCTACAACTCAATATGCTTAAGAAGATAAACAAGATGTTTTGACGAATTTCTTGCCATGAGACAATAAAACGTAACGCCAACAGGGGAATAACAAAACCGGCAATAAAGTGGATTAACGCACTCAGTCGCCCGATGTCTAATAAACTGTCATCCGATAAGCCAAGGTTGGTAAAACCAAACCAGGTCGGCGTGCCGACTGCACCGAAAGAGACGGGAACCGAGTTCATCACCAAAGCTAACAAAGCAACTCGTAAAGGATTAAATCCTAAACCGACCAGGATCGGCGCGGCTATCGCGGCCGGTGTGCCAAAACCACTGGCACCTTCAATCATAAAAGCAAACGCCCAACCAATGATCATCAATTGAGCCACGGGATTTGGGCTGATATTTTCTAACCAATTGCGCACAACATTTTCAGACCCACTGATTTGCATCAATTTATTCAGTAATATTGCGCCTAAAATAATCGTAATAGGTGTAAAAACGGAAATCAGCGCGGTAACAATATTGGCATGTAATAATGTGAGTTGAGTGCCAAACCAAAATAATTGGATGAAATACACCATGGCGGCGGTTAACGGCAAAGCAATAAAGGATGGAATACCATGACGTTTAGTCATCATCCAAATCAGCAGGACAATCGGAGCAATGCTGAAAAATAAGGGCATAGATTCCTCAAAGTGGCTATTTTTATATAGAGTAAGAAATGTAACTAAAAAGTTAATTCAAAACAGCGCCATTATAATCACAATTATTCCGAAGCTCCTACGTTGTGATTTTTAATCAAGGGGAATAATACCCATTGACGCGGACTAGCCCACTTAATCGTTAACAATATAATTTATTAAAAAATCAAATAGATAAAATAATTTATTCAATTGAAATAATAGGTAACTCACATTAATTAGACATGAATTTTCAATAGACTATCGCCAAAAATGAGATAATCTCTGCCGATGATGCTTAACAAATTCTGGCCTGCATTGTGGCGAACGAGCATACACCTTATCCTCTCCTTCGTTAGGCGAGGAAGAATAAAGGCATCTTGAAATATAATGAGGATATTGCTATTCCGGCAGCGAAAAAGATTAGAAATAATGACTGATATTGTTGTAAGAAATCATGATATGCTCAATCAGCATTCGGATTTTCAAGGGTAGATTCCGGGTATAAGGATAAACAGCATAGACACCTAATACTTTGCCGCTGCATCCTGTCAGGATTTCCAGCAACTTCCCCGCCTGCAAATCTTCATACACCATAACACGCGGAACCATCGCAATACCAAATCCACCTAATACAGCTTTACGAATTGCCAAGGCATTATTGGAAGAAAAATTGCCGTTTACCTGTAATTCATAAATATCACCACTGTCTGGCCGCTTCATTAACCAGTTGGCTGTGCCACTTTCCTGATGGATATAAGTCAGGCAATTATGCATGAGAAGATCTTCCGCCAATTGTGGCTGCGGATGTTTCTCCAAATAACCGGGAGAACAGACAATGACCCAACGCGAATTTAATATCGGCCTGGCGATCAAACTGGAATCTGGCATTGTGCCGGTACGAATGGCTAAATCAATGCCTTCATTAACCAAATCAACAAAATGATTTTCCAACCGTATTTCAACTTTTAATTTTGGGTGAAGGCTACAGAATTCAGCTACTTTCTCACTCAAAAGTAATTCACCTGATACGGTGGGTACAGACATCCGAATCACACCAGCGAGTTCGTCACTTTTTTCACTGACAACATGTAATGCATCCTGGATCCGTATACTGATTTCTTTGGCATGTTGATAAAGTTCCCGTCCATTCTCCGTTAAAGTAAGACTGCGGGTAGTACGATATAATAGACGAGCGCCAAGCGATTTTTCCAAACGCCCGATACGTTTACTGATAACTGAACTCGTGATACCCGCACTTTCTGCCGCTTTACTGAAAGACCCACAGTCGACAATCAAGGCAAACAAGATCAAATCGTTTGCATATTCATGGGTAAATAACATCACTTTATCTACTTAATTTGTGTACTTCAATGTGCATTCAAGGCAGACAGTTTAAACGCTGTCAGTCATAAATCAATAATATACTTATGTCACGATATCGTGACATTATGTCCAACATCCAGATAAACCAAGCGATTATTTTTATCATCAATAAGCAAAGTACCCATCCGATACATCATGCATTTCTTAGAAAATGACATTTAACTTCCTCATCGAATATCAGATAGCATAAAACAGCGTTTAAAATAATCATTTCACCTTACCACCGACAGGCGCTATTTAAGCGCCTTTTTCTGTTAACATACTTTTCAAAATATCATAGACAGGTAACAGATGAGTAAAGCCATCTCTATCAAGAAAATGTCCACTATTAGCAACATTAATCACTTCAGTTTGTAAAGAGTGCGCCAATTTCAGGGAAGATTGCGGGGAAACAATATCGTCATTAGCAGAAATGAGTGAAATACGGTGTTCAGTGATCTCACGTAAGAAAGCATAATCTAACGGTTCAACAGTAAAAGTATTTAACTCTGGTAACGTGCGTTGAGGAGAATCAAACCCAGCCACCAAAACATATCCACCAAGATGACGATACCGAGAACGTATCGATTCGAGATGTCGTAATACAGCAATACAACCGAGGCTATGACCAATAAAAATCGAGTTTTTATCGACTTCAGGCACGATATCCATCAACATATCTGCCCATGCTTCAGGTTCAGGCGCCGAGGATTCAGGCATTGTCGGGACAATCACTTCTGCACCTTGTTGCTGCAGTTTTTCTTTTAACCAGGGAAACCAATGTGATGAAGATGAAGCCATATACCCATGAACAATAATGATTTTTTTGCCTGAAAACAGACCGTGACGACTTATTTTTTCTGATGTCATTGATTTTATCCCACGTAATAATTCATCCATTTAAGGAGGTAAACCACCTGAGTATTAATCACTTATGACTGATATAAGTCAAGGAATTATAGATAATCGCAGTCTGGATTTTACTTATGTCTTTTTTGGTGCCGCTAACTTATCGCGCACCGCCATTAGTGCAATCCCTAATAAATTCAAACCATTCCATGTCAACGGATTATGGATATTCACAGTATCTTCTGCCAACCCGATCCCCCAAATGCGATCGACCGGACTAGCCTCAACTAATATTTTATCCCCCGTGTTCAATAAAAATTCTGCTAATGATTTATTTTGAGAAAACTTTGCTAAGTTTCCTTCAATCACTATTTTTAACCGGTGTTCATCCCAAACTGATTGGTCAAAACCTTGTATTTCACGCCCATAGGCTTTTGCTGCCCCTGAAGTTTTTGCATTGATAATTTTTATCAGTGCTTCGGCATCATTAAACAAACGCGCTTTCTCTGCCATCATATAATGTTCCGCACTAGGGCAACCGCATGAATGTTCAAATATCATCCAAACCGGAAAACCCTGCTTGTAATACCTGCTCCAAAAAGCCGATTTTCATCCAGGCTCGTTTACGTTTCATTCTGATACTTAATTTAGTCGTTTCTTTTTTTAACATATTTAACGCGACCCGTCTCAATATCGCGATGTTTTCCGCTGCATTTTTACGGTAAATTTTGCAGTCATCTTCCCGAAAGGAGACATCCAGTATCCAGTGAAGATTATTTTCGATCTGCCAGTGGCTACGTATGGCCTGAGCAAACTGTTCTTCTGTTAACTCTGCTGAACTGATGGCGTAACGGTATTCCAGGCTGGCGGATTTTCCTTTTTCTTGCCGGTATCCGACTGTCACGCCAACTGTTTTTAATTCAGGCCATTCCGGGAAATGGGCGACTAATGAACTCGCATCCATGACATGACTTTGCCTAATTTCAATACGTCCATGCCCCTGTTCTATGTGTACTTTTTCTCTTGTCAATGACCCGGAGAGTTGTCCCGCCAGTGCCTCCCTGACTACACGGTGGAGATTTTTCTGATTGTCTTTCACACTCAGCAAATAATCAGCGCCCGCCTCAATAATGTCCCGGGCTATCTGGGTTTGACATCCCATTGCATCAATGGAAATGAGGGCGCCTTTCAGTTCCAATAACTTAATCAGTTCAGGGATGGCAGTGATCTCATTTGACTTACTTTGTGTTCTGACCTGACCAATGACGAGTTGGTTTGCAGCGGCGTAAGCACTCACCATGTGGAGAGTTGAATAACGATCTTCACGATGATAAGAGCCACGCAATACTTTACCGTCGATCGCCACTAATTCCCCTTTGGTGAGTTGGTGAACAGAACGCATCCAGTTGATAAAACAGAGATTAAATTGTTCTGGTTTGATGCGAGAAAGGACCCGGGCAATGGTGTCATCAACAGGAACGCCTTCTTTGAACATACCTTGTTTAAGAAACCAGTCATGATGGCCTTCAGTATATTCCTGAATATCACTCCAGCCCTCCGCCCCCGCAATAATCGCGCAAAGGGTGGCAAACAAAATGTCAAATAAAGGATAGGCCACTTTGGCCGTCTGACGTGGGTCTTCGATATCGGAGAAATGGTCAGTGAAACTGTCAAGGTACATGGTATTGACTCTCAAAAGAGAGTATAAGATCACAGCTATTTACTCGAATCAACTTAATTTACCGTTGGCTAAAAAACATTCGCGATCTTGCCCTGTGTTCCGCACTGGTATATTTTACATCATCAATAATAAATGGAGCCAGATACCACTGACTTAGACAAGATTTAGTGATTTGGTTGGAATGATTGGTCTTATGTCCCCAGAAAAAAAGATATTTCAGTTTTTTTCCTGATTGATGCAAACAACACAAGGTCTTAACATCCATATTAATTCTCCATAACACAATAAATTAGCTTTAATAAATAACAACCACTATCATACAATTTTTTTTATGTTTGTCGATAAATATCACACCCATTTCATTGAAATAAATAAGAATACCAAAGTAAACTTAAACAAAAATAACTTATGTCAACGATAGTCAGTGCCAGCAATGGCCTATTTTTTTGAATAAATTTTCATATTATCCTTAAGTTATTTCATCGTTAATTTACGACCGAGAACAAATACCGCCGCCAACCCCACCAAATCAATCGTGATTAAAGTCCCAGCAAATAACATTTCGCCTCGGAAAGCAAAAATCGTCGCCACAATGAGGATAAAGATCGCAATAAAAAAGCCCATCCATTGCCCTCTTCTATCCCTGTTTATTAATCCATTCAATGCCTTATTTTGCTTTTCATGTTGAAAAACCTGCTCTTTTTCTCTCAGAGAAAACACCCTCTCGGTGTACCCTGGTAAAATTGATTCATAATTTTTTAACTCATCAGGAGATGGAAATGAACCAACACAATAGGAAATTTCCTTGTTTTCAGCCAAATATTTATTGAGTGAATGCGTTTCTAAAGCATCATGGTAATCATTTGTGGGCATAATATCGAGAATGCTCCCTATCGCTCTGAAGTAATGACTAATATTCGCGTTCACGTCTTCTCCATCAGTAATATACAGCAAAAATACGTTAATAAAATCAGTAGATTAATTAAGTTCAACCCATAATAGATATCAATTAATTATACTTCTGATATTTTTCCTGATCGCGATATGCTTTGTTTTTGACTTGGGAACGGACGGCATTCTTCCGCCTTGTAGGTGCCATCTTTTTGACGAATCAAAAATATTTGACGCCCTGAACGCAATGCCTTACTGATCGCAGTTTGATGAACGCCCACCAAACGCGCTGCATTCGCTTGACCATTCAACTTCACATATTCTGACAATGGGATCTTTTCCATACACTTTCTCCTTCGCTCACAAAATAATATCCAAAGTAATAAATATTTCAATACTTTTAGTATTTATCATTTTAATAGCGTTGGTATTAAAATGAGTCTATGAAAAAGAAACTCACAGCAGAACAACTTGCCGAAGCAGCACGCTTAAAAGCGCTATTTGAATCCAGGAAAAAACAGCTCGGTATTTCTCAGGAAATACTTGCAGAGGAAATTGGCAAGACACAAAGTGCAATTTCACACTATCTCAATGGGATAAATGCCCTTAATTTGGAGATGGCGGCTTTTTTTGCCCAAAAACTGAACGTTCGAATTGCAGATTTCAGCCCATCACTGGATAAACAAGCCAGAAAACTTGTCGCCATTCTCTATGGTGATAATGTTGAATTTGCCAGTTATCTGTTCTCCCGCAAACAGTACCCACTACTCGATTGGGTCAATGCAGGTCACTGGTGTGAAGATCCCGCGCCTAAATACCAGACAAACCACATTGCAACAATATATGAAAGCACGATTGAGTGTTCACAACGTGCTTTTTGGCTGGAAGTCAAAGGCAATTCAATGGTATCACCGAATGGACTCAGCATACCGCA carries:
- a CDS encoding RBBP9/YdeN family alpha/beta hydrolase, which gives rise to MTSEKISRHGLFSGKKIIIVHGYMASSSSHWFPWLKEKLQQQGAEVIVPTMPESSAPEPEAWADMLMDIVPEVDKNSIFIGHSLGCIAVLRHLESIRSRYRHLGGYVLVAGFDSPQRTLPELNTFTVEPLDYAFLREITEHRISLISANDDIVSPQSSLKLAHSLQTEVINVANSGHFLDRDGFTHLLPVYDILKSMLTEKGA
- a CDS encoding DUF2335 domain-containing protein, whose product is MNANISHYFRAIGSILDIMPTNDYHDALETHSLNKYLAENKEISYCVGSFPSPDELKNYESILPGYTERVFSLREKEQVFQHEKQNKALNGLINRDRRGQWMGFFIAIFILIVATIFAFRGEMLFAGTLITIDLVGLAAVFVLGRKLTMK
- a CDS encoding ISAs1 family transposase; protein product: MYLDSFTDHFSDIEDPRQTAKVAYPLFDILFATLCAIIAGAEGWSDIQEYTEGHHDWFLKQGMFKEGVPVDDTIARVLSRIKPEQFNLCFINWMRSVHQLTKGELVAIDGKVLRGSYHREDRYSTLHMVSAYAAANQLVIGQVRTQSKSNEITAIPELIKLLELKGALISIDAMGCQTQIARDIIEAGADYLLSVKDNQKNLHRVVREALAGQLSGSLTREKVHIEQGHGRIEIRQSHVMDASSLVAHFPEWPELKTVGVTVGYRQEKGKSASLEYRYAISSAELTEEQFAQAIRSHWQIENNLHWILDVSFREDDCKIYRKNAAENIAILRRVALNMLKKETTKLSIRMKRKRAWMKIGFLEQVLQAGFSGLDDI
- a CDS encoding LysR family transcriptional regulator produces the protein MLFTHEYANDLILFALIVDCGSFSKAAESAGITSSVISKRIGRLEKSLGARLLYRTTRSLTLTENGRELYQHAKEISIRIQDALHVVSEKSDELAGVIRMSVPTVSGELLLSEKVAEFCSLHPKLKVEIRLENHFVDLVNEGIDLAIRTGTMPDSSLIARPILNSRWVIVCSPGYLEKHPQPQLAEDLLMHNCLTYIHQESGTANWLMKRPDSGDIYELQVNGNFSSNNALAIRKAVLGGFGIAMVPRVMVYEDLQAGKLLEILTGCSGKVLGVYAVYPYTRNLPLKIRMLIEHIMISYNNISHYF
- a CDS encoding L-lactate permease; protein product: MPLFFSIAPIVLLIWMMTKRHGIPSFIALPLTAAMVYFIQLFWFGTQLTLLHANIVTALISVFTPITIILGAILLNKLMQISGSENVVRNWLENISPNPVAQLMIIGWAFAFMIEGASGFGTPAAIAAPILVGLGFNPLRVALLALVMNSVPVSFGAVGTPTWFGFTNLGLSDDSLLDIGRLSALIHFIAGFVIPLLALRFIVSWQEIRQNILFIFLSILSCSVPYLLLAQINYEFPALVGGAIGLALSVLLARLRIGIKREENHEERTNSGQVVPFHHVIKAMLPTLLLIGILIVTRIHQLGIKAWLNSAEINWQWHLGWLGNLSVSKSFVISLQQVLGTTASASYKTLYVPAIIPFLLVVLVCIPLFQLNRHQVKQMFRETGARISKPFIALLGALVMVNMMMLGNENAPVIIIGKALAAMTGESWLLFSSFLGALGSFFSGSNTVSNLTFGGIQYSIALNNGMNVNLMLALQSVGGAMGNMICLNNIIAVCSILGITHAEGQIMKKTILPMLVYGGIAAVMALILAS
- a CDS encoding LexA family protein, producing MKKKLTAEQLAEAARLKALFESRKKQLGISQEILAEEIGKTQSAISHYLNGINALNLEMAAFFAQKLNVRIADFSPSLDKQARKLVAILYGDNVEFASYLFSRKQYPLLDWVNAGHWCEDPAPKYQTNHIATIYESTIECSQRAFWLEVKGNSMVSPNGLSIPQGMIILVDPEVKPAPNNLVVAKLDGEKELTFKQLITEGYDKYLKPLNPQYNMIPVNDHVQIVGVVMEAKVGKLP
- the lldD gene encoding FMN-dependent L-lactate dehydrogenase LldD; its protein translation is MIISASTDYRVAAQAKLPPFLFHYIDGGAYAEHTLQRNTADLANIELRQRVLKDMSELSLETHLFGEKMSMPVALAPVGLSGMYARRGEVQAARAAAKKGIPLTLSTVSVCPIEEVASAIDRPIWFQLYVLKDRGFMRNVLERAQAAGVKNLVFTVDMPVPGARYRDAHSGMSGPNAAMRRILQAITHPQWAWDVGLWGRPHDLGNISVYRGKPTKLEDYIGWLGNNFDPSISWKDLEWIRDFWKGPMIIKGILDPEDAKDAVRFGADGIVVSNHGGRQLDGVLSTARALPAIADAVKNDITILTDSGIRTGLDVVRMLALGADSVLLGRAFVYALAAAGEAGVSNLLDLIDKEMRVAMTLTGAKTIADINSDLLVRHHV
- a CDS encoding PhzF family phenazine biosynthesis protein; protein product: MHSYPIFHVDAFTESVFSGNPAAVVLLDQWPSDETLISIAAEIGLSETAFLVNNHLRWFTPKVEVNLCGHATLATAFVLVTYYHYQDQPITFKSRAGGLRVSHQQGVFTLDFPTADYHKENALLPVILDVLRQNVSAVYTSHDRYICVLDGVEQIINTQPNFDKMAALPLPGLIITALGDSSADFVSRYFAPAKGINEDPVTGSSHCVLAPFWGKRLNKTELHARQLSERGGELSCRIEGDRVYLTGKAKLFSRGEILFENI
- a CDS encoding NADAR family protein gives rise to the protein MIFEHSCGCPSAEHYMMAEKARLFNDAEALIKIINAKTSGAAKAYGREIQGFDQSVWDEHRLKIVIEGNLAKFSQNKSLAEFLLNTGDKILVEASPVDRIWGIGLAEDTVNIHNPLTWNGLNLLGIALMAVRDKLAAPKKT
- a CDS encoding Cro/CI family transcriptional regulator; this encodes MEKIPLSEYVKLNGQANAARLVGVHQTAISKALRSGRQIFLIRQKDGTYKAEECRPFPSQKQSISRSGKISEV